One window from the genome of Choloepus didactylus isolate mChoDid1 chromosome 2, mChoDid1.pri, whole genome shotgun sequence encodes:
- the SNAPIN gene encoding SNARE-associated protein Snapin gives MAGAGSAAVSGAGTPVAGPTGRDLFAEGLLEFLRPAVQQLDSHVHSVRESQVELREQIDNLATELCHINEDQKVTLDLDPYVKKLLNARRRVVLVNNILQNAQERLRRLNHSVAKETARRRAMLDSVYPPGSPSK, from the exons ATGGCGGGGGCTGGTTCTGCTGCTGTGTCTGGGGCGGGGACCCCGGTGGCGGGGCCCACAGGCCGCGACCTCTTCGCCGAGGGGCTGCTAGAGTTTCTGAGACCCGCTGTGCAACAGCTAGACTCTCATGTCCACTCGGTCAG AGAGAGCCAGGTAGAGCTTCGGGAACAAATTGACAACCTAGCTACAG AATTGTGCCACATCAATGAGGACCAGAAGGTGACCCTAGATCTCGACCCTTATGTGAAGAAGCTCCTTAATGCCCGACGAAGAGTTGTGTTGGTCAACAACATTCTACAGAATGCCCAG GAACGGCTGAGACGTCTAAACCACAGTGTTGCCAAGGAAACAGCCCGCAGGAGGGCAATGCTGGATTCAGTTTACCCACCTGGTTCCCCAAGCAAGTAA